Sequence from the Paenibacillus riograndensis SBR5 genome:
CTGATTTTTGAGCACCGGCGCATCTTTATCAATCAGCCCTTTGCTCCAGGAATCCTTGAGCCATTCCAGAAAAGCTTTGTATTCGGGCGTCTGAAAGTCGCGGACGGCCTTCCCGTTATCCAGCTTCCAGATATTCGGGACGCCGAAGGCGAATTGAATCGGCGCTACACCGGCAAATGGTCCAGGGCTGTTGATGCCATCTACAGCGTAGATCGAGAACGGTATGGTTTTCCCCCCGCCCGCCGGGTCCTTTTCCTTGAAAACTGCAAGGGCATTGGTCAGCTCATCCATTGTCTTCGGTACAGCCAGGTTGTATTTGTCCAGCCAGTCCTTGCGGATCAGAATATTGGCTTCCCCTCCGCCATACAGGCCCCGCGGCCGGGGAATTCCGTATAACTTGCCATCGACTTTGATTCCATTCCAGACTGTATCATCGATCTGGCTGATATTCTTAGTTTTCTCAATATAAGGAGTCAGATCATGGAAGGCCCCCATCTTCACAAGGTTGCTGAACTTGTCGTCCTTTCCCCCATCCATCAGCAGCAAATCATAGGAGTTGCCTGCCGATACGGCTACGGAGAGCTTGTCCGTGTAAGCCTCGGACGGCACGAAGGTCACATCCAGGTCCACATTGCCCCGCTTCTCCAGATCCTCCAGGGCTTTGTTGTTTTCCGTTGCAGGCGGGTTCCCGAAAAGTATGGTCATCGCCTTGATGCTGGCCTTTTGACTGCCGGCTTCTGTTTTAGCGGTTCCTTCCGGTGAAACAGAGCTTCCCGCTGCGGAATTATTGCTGCCGGAGCAGCCTGCAAGTGTGGTTACCATCAATGCCGCTGTTGCCACAAGCGGTACAAGCTTTCTTTTGAAATCCATTGTCATCCCCCGTTTGCTTGTATTGTTTGCGTTTACATCGTCCTTACACTTTGGATTATAGAAGACAGCGTATCTTGTGAACATGCCGGATTCGCGCCAATGTGTAACCGTTTTTAAGATCCGCCGGAATCTGTGTTCCATAGCCATCCTTCAATGTACTATAATAATTACAGGATAGCTTATCTGCCATCCCCAGCCTAAAACCAAGTAACGGAAGTGGTTTCTGTGAGTTCAACCTTCTTCAGCTTTCTGCGCCGGAGCTTTTATTTTAAAATGATTCTGGTGATGCTCGCCGTTTCAGTAATTCCTCTGATTGTCTTGTCCATTATTTCTGTAAGCG
This genomic interval carries:
- a CDS encoding extracellular solute-binding protein, with the protein product MDFKRKLVPLVATAALMVTTLAGCSGSNNSAAGSSVSPEGTAKTEAGSQKASIKAMTILFGNPPATENNKALEDLEKRGNVDLDVTFVPSEAYTDKLSVAVSAGNSYDLLLMDGGKDDKFSNLVKMGAFHDLTPYIEKTKNISQIDDTVWNGIKVDGKLYGIPRPRGLYGGGEANILIRKDWLDKYNLAVPKTMDELTNALAVFKEKDPAGGGKTIPFSIYAVDGINSPGPFAGVAPIQFAFGVPNIWKLDNGKAVRDFQTPEYKAFLEWLKDSWSKGLIDKDAPVLKNQGQARSKFLAGTAGAFVGNVSDMAETNIEKLKQTDPNAEIAIVDVLEGANGQKGVAVLGGYYGLWAIPSSVKEDKVQQIVDFLDFSASEENVAFSKAGVTGIHSSDFKEGIAVQTEEQKKQYDLDKPSQFVLENRVDPYVYAGSKDPEILKAQKATLDVISKAGIENPFLSYNSATASKNPDSYKKMSAVMTKYVLGEGTWDDVQKEIDAWTNGTGAQITKDLLDQYNAEHK